A genomic window from Sulfurimonas sp. includes:
- a CDS encoding response regulator translates to MLKCNHVNYIGKKYNILIIEDAQTINNYIFKTLSNMGHSCDQSFEFSKAQSYLEEKDYDYVLLDLNLPYLSGYDLYNEIRKLTDAKVMILSAETDTEQREALFKLGVVDYIVKDNHFNEAVEELGNIFCKLEQNNDATILVIDDSKFLQISIKKILNARNYRIVPAYTGEEGIQKLHENDVNMIILDMELPDARGLDILRKIKKEKHFSNIPVMILSGTNNPETIRDSYKAGAFDYISKPFNVEELVLKVDMSVDADRKNTEILCKQQLLNEYKDAVDRSSIVSKTDLKGIITFVNDKFVEISGYSKDELIGKPHNMVRHQDMPKEAFKDMWETIQNKKPWYGKVKNRKKDGGHYWVNTVINPIVDYDGKVVEYIGIRSDITEMEDIKEELEQNLNITSKNFSEAYKLSKEYERAIDSSNILSRTDISGKITYVNDKFIEISGYSEDELLGNTHRILKHPDNSAQIYKELWKTISSGKVWNGQLMNRTKDGKTYYVDSSIIPIFDEAENIIEYLAIRHDVTDIVTFHQELEDTQKEVIHKMGEVGESRSKETGYHVKRVAEYSKLLAMLAGLGKKNSELLYSASPMHDIGKVGIPDSILKKPGKLTDKEWIIMRSHCGAGYNILKKSKRPILKAAAIVAYRHHEKWDGTGYPKGLKGEDIHIFGRITAIADVFDALGSHRVYKKAWELDKILDLFREERGKHFDPKLVDIFLDNIDKFLVIRDKYQES, encoded by the coding sequence TTGTTAAAATGCAATCATGTCAATTATATAGGTAAGAAATATAATATATTAATTATTGAAGATGCTCAAACCATTAATAATTATATTTTCAAAACCTTAAGTAACATGGGTCATAGTTGTGATCAATCTTTCGAATTTTCTAAGGCACAATCATATTTAGAAGAGAAAGATTATGATTACGTATTATTAGATCTTAATTTACCATACTTATCAGGTTATGATTTATACAATGAAATAAGAAAGCTAACCGATGCTAAAGTAATGATATTATCAGCAGAAACAGATACTGAACAACGTGAAGCACTGTTTAAATTGGGAGTAGTCGATTATATTGTTAAAGATAACCACTTTAATGAAGCTGTAGAAGAATTAGGCAACATATTTTGTAAACTTGAACAAAATAATGATGCCACAATACTTGTTATAGATGATTCAAAATTTTTACAAATCAGTATAAAAAAGATTCTTAATGCCAGAAACTATAGGATAGTACCTGCTTATACAGGTGAAGAGGGCATTCAAAAGTTACATGAAAATGATGTAAATATGATCATTTTAGATATGGAATTACCTGATGCTAGAGGGTTGGATATTTTAAGAAAGATAAAAAAAGAAAAACATTTTTCTAATATACCTGTTATGATTTTATCAGGTACAAATAATCCAGAAACAATCAGGGACAGTTATAAAGCCGGTGCATTTGACTATATAAGTAAACCGTTTAATGTTGAAGAGTTAGTATTAAAAGTTGATATGTCAGTAGATGCTGATAGAAAAAATACTGAAATACTATGTAAACAGCAGCTTTTGAATGAATATAAGGATGCCGTAGATAGAAGTTCGATCGTTTCCAAAACTGACTTAAAAGGGATAATTACATTTGTAAATGATAAATTCGTAGAGATATCTGGTTATTCTAAAGATGAATTAATTGGAAAACCACATAATATGGTTAGACATCAAGATATGCCAAAAGAAGCTTTTAAAGATATGTGGGAAACTATCCAAAATAAAAAACCTTGGTATGGTAAAGTAAAAAACAGAAAAAAAGACGGTGGACATTATTGGGTTAATACTGTAATAAACCCTATCGTAGATTATGATGGAAAAGTAGTTGAGTATATTGGCATTAGAAGTGATATTACAGAGATGGAAGATATCAAAGAGGAATTAGAGCAAAATCTAAATATAACAAGTAAAAATTTCAGTGAAGCATATAAATTATCTAAAGAGTATGAAAGAGCAATTGACTCAAGTAATATTTTATCACGTACAGATATAAGTGGAAAAATAACATATGTGAATGATAAGTTTATAGAGATATCCGGTTATTCAGAAGATGAATTACTTGGCAATACACACAGGATTTTAAAACATCCAGATAATTCTGCACAAATATATAAAGAACTTTGGAAAACTATAAGTTCTGGAAAAGTTTGGAATGGTCAGTTAATGAACAGAACCAAAGATGGAAAGACTTATTATGTTGATTCATCTATAATCCCCATATTTGATGAAGCAGAAAATATTATAGAGTATTTAGCAATAAGACATGATGTTACAGATATAGTTACATTTCATCAAGAACTGGAAGATACTCAAAAAGAAGTAATTCATAAAATGGGTGAAGTTGGTGAAAGTCGTTCTAAAGAAACAGGTTACCATGTTAAAAGGGTGGCTGAATATTCAAAGCTATTGGCAATGCTAGCTGGACTTGGAAAGAAAAATTCAGAGTTGTTATACTCAGCTTCACCTATGCACGATATAGGAAAAGTAGGTATACCCGATTCTATACTTAAAAAACCAGGAAAACTAACTGACAAAGAATGGATAATCATGAGAAGTCATTGTGGTGCTGGTTATAATATATTAAAAAAATCAAAGCGTCCAATTTTAAAAGCAGCTGCAATTGTTGCATACAGACACCATGAAAAATGGGATGGTACAGGTTATCCAAAAGGTTTAAAGGGTGAGGATATACATATATTTGGTAGAATAACTGCTATCGCAGATGTATTTGATGCTTTAGGAAGCCACAGGGTATATAAGAAAGCTTGGGAGCTTGATAAAATTTTAGATCTTTTTAGAGAAGAAAGAGGAAAGCATTTTGATCCAAAGTTAGTTGATATATTTTTAGATAATATAGATAAATTTTTAGTTATAAGGGATAAATACCAAGAATCTTAA
- a CDS encoding methyl-accepting chemotaxis protein yields the protein MNNMQKNLIVIITFVVLILSILLVESIVIQIVLNVIGIAVIIASINYSNGGSSGLDDKRLELIEMMQFKRNRIDLNENAESEAEKNFNQIVKSYQKASQQDTVVAGEMVLLADKVSKGDFSDRIISDSDTPYVHVLKNSLNNMLDNAEKNLDNAVETLKAYATGDFAKRSNVNVEAKMAEVLNNINYLGQALNDMKETNDNTNKQIKESAEELNNTITEITDTNIEELKGMIVDAVNRIHHVSDNENQMVDSLQELVDSANETKDILTNIGDIAEQTNLLALNAAIEAARAGEHGRGFAVVADEVRKLAERTQKSLGETAATLNVLIQSIHDNAGSLQRNAVEVNDISDYVGNINDKMDDIISSLNSLNN from the coding sequence ATGAATAATATGCAAAAAAATTTAATCGTAATAATCACTTTCGTTGTATTGATACTATCTATTTTGTTGGTAGAGTCTATAGTTATACAAATAGTACTTAATGTTATCGGTATTGCAGTCATAATTGCTTCAATAAACTATTCAAATGGCGGTAGTTCAGGTCTAGATGATAAGCGTTTAGAACTTATAGAGATGATGCAGTTTAAAAGAAACAGAATTGATTTAAATGAAAATGCTGAGAGTGAAGCGGAAAAAAACTTTAACCAAATTGTAAAAAGCTATCAAAAAGCATCACAGCAAGATACTGTAGTTGCAGGAGAGATGGTACTGCTTGCAGATAAAGTATCTAAAGGTGATTTTTCCGACAGGATTATCTCAGATTCTGATACACCTTATGTGCATGTTTTAAAAAATAGTCTTAATAATATGCTTGATAATGCAGAAAAAAACCTAGATAATGCAGTAGAAACACTAAAAGCATATGCTACAGGTGACTTTGCAAAAAGAAGCAATGTAAATGTTGAAGCAAAAATGGCTGAAGTGTTAAATAATATAAATTATTTAGGTCAAGCTCTTAACGATATGAAAGAAACTAATGACAACACAAATAAGCAGATAAAGGAGAGTGCAGAAGAATTAAACAATACTATCACTGAGATCACTGATACTAATATTGAAGAATTAAAGGGTATGATAGTAGATGCAGTTAATAGAATACATCATGTTTCTGACAATGAAAACCAAATGGTTGATTCTCTTCAAGAGTTAGTTGATAGTGCAAATGAAACTAAAGATATTTTGACAAATATAGGTGATATAGCAGAACAAACAAACTTACTTGCATTAAACGCAGCAATAGAAGCAGCCAGAGCTGGGGAGCATGGTCGTGGATTTGCTGTTGTAGCAGATGAAGTAAGAAAACTTGCTGAACGTACACAAAAAAGCTTGGGGGAAACAGCTGCTACACTAAATGTACTTATTCAATCGATTCATGACAATGCAGGTTCACTGCAAAGAAATGCCGTAGAAGTGAATGATATTTCTGATTACGTTGGAAATATTAACGACAAAATGGATGATATAATATCTTCATTAAATAGCTTAAATAACTAA
- a CDS encoding PAS domain-containing protein — translation MSEYVLKLNDFLVSQTDEKGIIVFANDDFCKVAGYTIDELVGKPHNIVRHRDMPKAAFKDLWETVKRGEIWTGYVKNKTKDGGFYWVYATVAPMVDPKDNKKYYLSCRRKPSAEEIKKAEALYKTMN, via the coding sequence ATGAGTGAATATGTCTTAAAGTTAAATGACTTCTTGGTTTCTCAGACAGATGAGAAAGGAATCATAGTATTTGCAAATGATGATTTTTGTAAAGTAGCAGGTTATACTATAGATGAATTAGTCGGGAAGCCACATAATATTGTTAGACATAGAGATATGCCAAAAGCTGCATTTAAAGATTTATGGGAAACTGTAAAAAGAGGTGAAATTTGGACTGGTTATGTAAAGAACAAAACTAAAGACGGTGGTTTTTACTGGGTATATGCTACTGTAGCTCCAATGGTAGATCCTAAAGATAACAAAAAATATTATCTATCTTGTAGAAGAAAACCTTCAGCTGAAGAGATAAAAAAAGCTGAAGCACTTTATAAGACTATGAACTAA
- a CDS encoding response regulator transcription factor: protein MLVVEDDKITNEIVSHMLKSYFKSVISCHSAEDAYTHYLNIKPDVIITDINLPGMNGVELSRKIRKDDTSTPIAIITSHTKNNYLVDLLNMQILFYLLKPIEKVNFNEMMKKIIDTFNGNEKDFYFEKNIYYDYKKKIIVNTSNYISLNNKEIEFIEEFIQNKNSILPSEHFEIKFDIENSNAVKLHISRLRKKLPKDTIKTIYSRGYMLDTSNTYKI, encoded by the coding sequence GTGTTAGTTGTAGAAGATGACAAGATAACAAATGAGATTGTAAGTCATATGTTAAAAAGTTATTTTAAAAGTGTTATCAGTTGTCATAGTGCTGAAGATGCTTACACACATTATTTAAATATAAAACCAGATGTAATTATTACCGATATAAATCTACCTGGAATGAATGGTGTAGAGTTATCTAGAAAAATTCGTAAAGATGACACTTCAACCCCAATAGCTATAATTACTTCACACACTAAAAACAACTATCTTGTAGATCTGTTAAATATGCAAATACTTTTTTATTTACTAAAACCTATAGAGAAAGTAAACTTTAATGAAATGATGAAAAAGATTATAGATACTTTTAACGGGAATGAAAAAGATTTTTATTTTGAAAAAAATATATATTATGATTACAAGAAAAAAATTATAGTTAATACATCAAACTACATATCATTAAACAACAAAGAGATAGAGTTTATTGAAGAGTTTATACAAAACAAAAACTCAATTCTGCCGAGTGAACATTTTGAAATAAAATTTGATATTGAAAATTCAAATGCTGTAAAACTACATATAAGCAGACTTAGAAAAAAACTACCAAAAGACACCATTAAAACAATCTATTCAAGAGGTTATATGTTGGATACGTCTAATACATATAAAATTTAA
- a CDS encoding FliG C-terminal domain-containing protein — translation MIFGKEKIAKILSRMKTQDSKKILDTISTKNIQLSNEIRELMFTFEDIMDLTTKDMQLLHKKIDTNDLLLAMKGLSDELKEKLLSGISSNKKTLLLEDFELMGKVKLSDVESSRQKIMDVIREMIETGEISLDDEWIE, via the coding sequence GTGATATTTGGCAAAGAGAAAATTGCAAAAATTCTTAGCCGTATGAAAACGCAAGATTCTAAAAAAATTCTCGATACTATTTCTACAAAAAATATCCAACTTTCTAATGAGATCAGGGAGTTGATGTTCACATTTGAAGACATTATGGATTTAACTACAAAAGATATGCAGCTTTTGCATAAAAAAATCGATACTAATGATTTACTACTTGCAATGAAAGGGCTTAGTGACGAGTTAAAAGAAAAGCTACTCTCAGGAATCAGTTCTAATAAAAAAACCTTGCTTTTAGAAGATTTTGAACTTATGGGAAAAGTTAAATTAAGTGATGTAGAATCTTCTCGTCAGAAAATAATGGATGTTATTCGTGAGATGATTGAAACAGGAGAAATCTCTTTAGATGATGAATGGATCGAATAA
- a CDS encoding ankyrin repeat domain-containing protein, with the protein MDSEASKSKIVFSDEALTWMKENDYIPEAIDEAGKHGNTALMKAVREAKSDIADQLIKAGANLEVRNVDGNTALWNACFGQDYKCVELLVKAGIKLDSTNDNGVTALMYSASAGKVDMVKLLLEFGADKSIKNLDDFTAIDLAASPTIYRLLK; encoded by the coding sequence ATGGATAGTGAAGCTAGTAAAAGTAAAATTGTGTTTAGTGATGAGGCTCTTACATGGATGAAAGAGAACGATTACATTCCAGAGGCTATAGACGAGGCTGGTAAACACGGCAATACTGCACTTATGAAAGCAGTTCGTGAAGCTAAAAGCGATATTGCAGATCAGCTTATAAAAGCCGGAGCAAACTTGGAAGTTAGAAACGTCGATGGAAACACGGCACTTTGGAATGCTTGTTTTGGACAAGATTACAAATGTGTAGAACTGCTTGTAAAAGCAGGTATAAAACTTGATAGTACAAACGATAATGGAGTAACAGCCCTAATGTATAGTGCGAGTGCAGGAAAAGTAGATATGGTAAAACTTTTACTAGAATTCGGAGCGGATAAATCTATAAAAAACTTAGATGATTTTACAGCTATTGATCTGGCAGCTTCACCGACTATATATAGACTTTTAAAGTAG
- a CDS encoding SagB family peptide dehydrogenase codes for MDWQSQPVNHKLYPHFNQRFKIDDYEELKDLNLIGGITYEKKYPNGTYYLRSVPSAGGLYPCEVYIQIRGVKGLLNGIYHYEPYSASLTLLQEIEKDGVEHYFKEQNQEKGLVFMISSVYFRSSWKYRDRSIRYILLDSGHQLGSIYAALSVMGRENEVLFDFDKISLNSVFGFRDDEMFTCAIKSSQTVEKEVTKLRQQLPFVSGCDYLETNEFIEQAYKETAIYEDNNSKVPDFFNEIPKDQLKRAILNRRSIRAFRQESITKDEFDFILKDLFDFAEKNSIEIFYTVHNVNDQELGLYKSTDLIKEGDFRGKSEYLALEQKLGSQSAVTFYFTSSEVEKYQKVNILSGFIAQIIYLRAELMGIGCSGIGAYYDDECKEFLNTKNNILYLLAIGR; via the coding sequence TTGGACTGGCAATCACAACCGGTAAACCATAAGCTTTATCCACATTTTAATCAACGCTTTAAAATAGATGATTATGAAGAGTTAAAAGATCTAAACCTCATCGGTGGGATCACTTACGAGAAAAAATATCCAAACGGGACATATTATCTACGCTCAGTTCCAAGTGCAGGTGGATTGTACCCATGCGAAGTTTATATACAAATCAGAGGTGTAAAAGGTTTACTAAACGGCATATACCATTATGAACCATACAGTGCAAGCCTTACACTTCTGCAAGAGATAGAGAAAGACGGAGTTGAGCACTACTTTAAAGAGCAAAACCAGGAAAAAGGTCTTGTATTTATGATCTCAAGCGTATATTTCAGAAGCTCTTGGAAATACAGAGACAGGAGCATAAGATATATACTTTTAGACTCAGGTCATCAGCTTGGAAGCATATACGCTGCACTCTCTGTAATGGGAAGAGAAAATGAAGTTCTGTTTGATTTTGACAAGATCTCTTTGAACTCTGTATTTGGTTTTAGAGATGATGAGATGTTTACATGTGCCATTAAAAGTTCTCAAACAGTTGAGAAAGAGGTTACAAAACTAAGACAACAGCTTCCATTTGTTAGCGGATGCGATTATCTTGAGACAAATGAGTTCATAGAACAAGCATATAAAGAGACTGCAATATATGAAGACAACAATAGCAAAGTCCCAGATTTTTTTAATGAAATTCCAAAAGATCAGCTAAAAAGAGCCATATTAAATAGAAGATCAATACGTGCATTTCGTCAAGAGAGTATAACAAAAGATGAATTTGATTTTATATTAAAAGATCTGTTTGATTTTGCAGAGAAAAACAGTATTGAGATTTTTTACACAGTTCATAATGTAAATGATCAAGAGCTTGGTTTGTATAAAAGTACCGACTTGATTAAAGAAGGCGATTTTAGAGGGAAGTCTGAGTATTTGGCTCTAGAGCAAAAACTGGGTTCTCAAAGTGCGGTTACTTTTTACTTTACATCAAGCGAAGTCGAAAAATATCAAAAAGTTAATATACTCAGCGGTTTTATAGCACAGATCATATACCTTAGAGCTGAGCTTATGGGTATTGGCTGTAGTGGGATCGGAGCTTATTATGATGATGAATGTAAAGAGTTTTTAAATACTAAGAACAATATACTTTACTTACTTGCTATCGGCAGGTAA
- a CDS encoding transglutaminaseTgpA domain-containing protein has translation MRSLKQLLYTKAPSSSKLLDIAIILAVIPHLFVMKFFMLLYILVAVVFILKNKTEKKYQYILMIVGIILISISFFNNYNFSNFSRMQFFVSLVSSLLIYAITLQKLNGEINVYLKISPALLMLLSFFFFESITMLIYAVFVLFLFVMLNIWSRMDAELIDLLKLTSRLFVLSIPVVVILFLVFPRISFKKADFGFRADEYTFSGYDGKMNVSSKGVLLSNKVVMEVYFEDDSITDGELYFRGSTLYEDDGITWSKPDDLIVSDKISNIKNIKNYDITLYPHGDNWIYALDVPIAAPPKTVLENDYTLRSEKTVFKKKKYRLGSALSYKLSSSNYSNALAVDIQKNDQTYKALEHIRVMDIDKYEKAMMLLIFFKEQKLSYKLQPANLDEKDLTDSFLFEGKNGYCVHFASAFAKSARMLNIPSRIVTGYKADKENMINKYLVVRDKNAHAWVELYFEKKGWVRFEPTATALKTTQTQQEQAKKQSSFFTEINLQFMYVKYLIDKWVLGYDRLKQLDILKSLLNDTVYMIKFLLSVIAVFLVTFLIYINIKNFGVKDQFMSEVHKLLKFLNKYGLVKKENEPMQNFLLRAEDELGVSFKNISNIYHKEKYGKKDTNNNLEELRVEVKKMMAYLPIASK, from the coding sequence ATGAGATCCTTAAAACAATTGCTCTATACTAAAGCGCCATCATCATCTAAACTTTTAGATATTGCAATAATACTTGCAGTTATACCGCATCTGTTTGTTATGAAGTTTTTTATGCTTTTGTATATTTTAGTTGCTGTTGTTTTTATACTTAAAAATAAAACTGAAAAAAAATACCAATATATACTTATGATAGTCGGTATTATACTAATCAGCATATCGTTTTTTAATAATTACAATTTTTCAAACTTTTCCAGAATGCAGTTTTTTGTATCTTTGGTCAGCTCACTTCTTATATACGCTATAACACTTCAAAAGTTAAATGGAGAGATTAACGTTTATCTTAAAATATCACCTGCACTTTTGATGCTGCTCAGCTTTTTCTTTTTTGAATCTATTACTATGCTTATATATGCCGTGTTTGTCCTTTTCTTATTTGTAATGTTAAATATTTGGAGTAGAATGGATGCAGAATTAATAGATCTGTTAAAACTAACTTCGAGACTTTTTGTATTGTCCATTCCTGTAGTTGTGATTTTGTTTTTAGTCTTTCCACGCATTTCATTTAAAAAAGCGGACTTTGGTTTTAGAGCAGATGAATACACCTTCAGCGGATATGATGGCAAAATGAATGTATCTTCAAAAGGTGTTTTGTTATCAAACAAAGTCGTTATGGAAGTATATTTTGAAGATGATAGTATAACTGATGGAGAATTATATTTTAGAGGTTCCACTCTGTATGAAGATGATGGCATTACGTGGAGCAAACCAGATGATCTTATAGTATCGGATAAGATAAGTAATATTAAAAATATAAAGAATTACGATATAACACTCTATCCACACGGAGATAATTGGATATACGCACTTGATGTGCCTATAGCAGCTCCTCCTAAAACAGTACTAGAGAATGACTATACATTAAGATCTGAAAAAACTGTTTTTAAAAAAAAGAAGTATAGACTAGGTTCAGCTCTGTCATATAAGTTGAGCTCATCAAACTATTCAAATGCACTTGCTGTAGATATTCAAAAAAACGATCAAACCTACAAAGCATTAGAACATATAAGAGTTATGGATATTGACAAATATGAAAAAGCTATGATGCTTTTGATATTTTTTAAAGAGCAAAAGTTATCATACAAACTTCAGCCTGCAAACTTAGATGAAAAAGATTTAACAGATTCTTTTTTATTTGAAGGAAAAAACGGTTACTGTGTTCACTTTGCATCGGCTTTCGCAAAATCAGCAAGGATGTTAAACATACCATCACGTATAGTTACAGGTTATAAAGCAGATAAAGAAAACATGATAAACAAATATCTTGTTGTTAGAGATAAAAACGCTCATGCATGGGTAGAATTATACTTTGAGAAAAAAGGGTGGGTAAGGTTTGAGCCAACAGCTACAGCTTTAAAAACAACGCAGACACAACAGGAACAGGCAAAAAAGCAAAGCAGTTTTTTTACAGAGATAAATCTACAGTTTATGTATGTAAAATATCTTATCGACAAGTGGGTTCTAGGATATGACAGGTTAAAACAGCTTGATATTTTAAAGAGTCTTTTAAACGATACGGTTTATATGATCAAGTTTTTACTTTCTGTTATTGCAGTTTTTTTAGTGACTTTTTTAATCTATATAAATATTAAAAATTTTGGAGTTAAAGATCAGTTTATGTCTGAGGTTCATAAGTTGTTAAAGTTTTTAAACAAGTACGGACTTGTTAAAAAAGAGAATGAGCCTATGCAAAACTTTTTACTAAGGGCTGAAGATGAACTTGGCGTGTCATTTAAAAATATCAGTAATATTTACCATAAAGAGAAGTATGGCAAAAAAGATACAAATAACAACCTTGAAGAGCTAAGAGTCGAGGTTAAAAAGATGATGGCTTACCTGCCGATAGCAAGTAAGTAA
- a CDS encoding DUF58 domain-containing protein has protein sequence MRSLKTYISILKSVKNRPTKYFTLLVVSILALFLQAYMHNYNIVFIVMFFIVGVAGASSIFGMLNLYSIKIELLSYKRFFANEYSSLKFSIKNSSENTSYDLFISYNDNTKYIKSIKAHHSEVISFEEMFTRRGEANIADILLYSFFPLPHEKKYKNIKIDKTIVVFAKPEGISLFKSYYKNNSTTGELDEFEGIKKFNQGDPTSYIHWASLAKNNQLMIKDFIFEEESKKLHFDFKTINGDTEQKLSQLTLWVLECEQYAFEFTLNIKDEILDSKKMSTDEILKTIALY, from the coding sequence ATGAGATCATTAAAAACCTACATATCGATACTTAAAAGTGTTAAAAACAGACCTACAAAATATTTTACGCTTTTAGTAGTATCGATCTTAGCTTTATTTCTGCAAGCTTATATGCATAACTATAATATTGTATTTATAGTCATGTTTTTTATAGTCGGTGTAGCCGGTGCATCATCAATATTTGGTATGCTGAATCTTTATAGTATAAAAATAGAACTGCTTTCTTACAAAAGATTTTTTGCAAATGAGTACTCTAGCTTAAAATTTTCCATAAAAAATAGTTCTGAGAACACATCTTACGATCTATTTATCTCCTACAATGACAATACAAAATATATAAAATCTATAAAAGCGCATCATTCCGAAGTTATTTCGTTTGAAGAGATGTTTACTAGAAGGGGAGAGGCTAATATAGCCGATATTTTGCTCTATTCATTCTTTCCGCTTCCACATGAGAAAAAATATAAAAATATAAAAATAGATAAAACCATAGTCGTGTTTGCAAAACCTGAAGGTATATCTCTTTTTAAGTCTTATTATAAAAACAACTCTACTACAGGAGAGTTAGATGAATTTGAGGGCATAAAAAAATTTAACCAAGGAGACCCGACATCTTATATCCATTGGGCATCTTTGGCTAAAAACAATCAGTTGATGATCAAAGATTTTATTTTCGAGGAGGAGAGTAAAAAACTTCATTTTGATTTTAAAACTATAAATGGAGATACCGAACAAAAGCTTTCGCAACTTACACTATGGGTGTTAGAATGTGAACAATACGCCTTTGAGTTTACACTAAATATAAAAGATGAAATACTAGATTCTAAAAAAATGAGTACAGATGAGATCCTTAAAACAATTGCTCTATACTAA
- a CDS encoding AAA family ATPase, with protein sequence MKNFEELIEQVLTQTQKIIVGKEKQIKLSLACFLSDSHLLIEDIPGVGKTTLAKTLAHVIGLEYSRIQFTNDLLPSDIIGVNFYNTNDATFTFKKGPLFSQFLLADEINRASSKTQSALLEAMEEKQVSIDGKTFYLPSPFFVIATKNPFEEVGTYQLPSSQLDRFAISFSLGYPSAEAERDILSLNKQPSISSLKSLNTDEVKLLKAKFEEIYVSDEILNIIQDILKFTRESSLYESGLSTRAAIKLLNISKAWAMISYRDYVVPSDVLEVLPYVTYHRLKPLADRKSQNEVVDEIIKNLHIDT encoded by the coding sequence ATGAAAAATTTTGAAGAATTAATAGAACAAGTTTTAACTCAGACACAAAAAATTATTGTAGGTAAAGAGAAACAGATAAAACTCTCTTTGGCTTGTTTTTTATCAGATTCACATTTGCTTATAGAAGATATACCCGGAGTTGGAAAAACAACGTTAGCAAAAACATTGGCACACGTTATAGGATTGGAATATTCACGTATACAGTTTACAAATGATCTCTTACCTTCAGATATTATAGGTGTTAATTTTTATAATACAAATGATGCTACATTTACTTTTAAAAAAGGTCCTTTGTTTTCTCAGTTTTTACTCGCTGATGAGATCAACCGTGCATCATCAAAAACGCAAAGTGCACTTTTGGAAGCAATGGAGGAGAAACAGGTTAGTATTGACGGTAAAACATTTTATCTGCCTAGCCCATTTTTCGTGATCGCTACAAAAAATCCTTTTGAGGAGGTTGGAACCTACCAGCTTCCATCATCTCAATTAGACAGGTTTGCTATCTCTTTTTCTTTAGGTTATCCATCTGCTGAGGCTGAGAGAGATATCCTCTCATTAAATAAACAACCATCTATTAGTTCTTTAAAATCATTAAATACAGACGAAGTAAAACTTTTAAAAGCTAAGTTTGAAGAGATATACGTAAGTGATGAGATACTAAATATCATACAGGATATATTAAAATTTACAAGAGAGAGTTCACTATATGAGAGCGGTTTATCAACACGTGCAGCTATAAAGCTTTTAAACATATCAAAAGCATGGGCAATGATATCTTATAGAGACTATGTAGTGCCTAGCGATGTTTTAGAAGTTCTGCCATATGTTACATATCATCGTCTTAAACCTTTAGCAGATAGAAAATCACAAAATGAAGTTGTAGATGAGATCATTAAAAACCTACATATCGATACTTAA